The sequence GTGCCCTGCTCCACGGAGAGCGTGCCGTAGGCGTACGGGACCTCGACGGCGAAGGTGGTCGACTTGATGCCGGCCTCCTCGGCGTACGCCGTCTCGTAGACCTCGGTCTTGTAGTTGTGCCGCTCGGCCCAGCGCAGGTACATCCGCTGGAGCCGCTCGGCGAAGTCCGCCGCGTCGACGCCCCCGGCCTCGGCCCGGATGGTGACGAGCGCCTCGCGGGCGTCGTACTCGCCGGACAGCAGGGTGCGGACCTCCATCTCGTCCAGCGCCTTGCGGACGGCTTCGAGCTCGGTCTCGGCCTCGGCCCGCGCGTCCGCGTCGCCCTCGTCCTCGGCGAGCTCGAAGAGGACTTCGAGGTCGTCGATCCGGCCGCGCAGGGCCTCGGCCTTGCGGACCTCGGCCTGGAGGTGCGAAAGCTTGCTGGTGATCTTCTGCGCCGCCTCCGGGTCGTCCCACAGGGACGGGGCGGCCGCCTGCTCCTCGAGCACGGCGATGTCCCCCCTCAGCGCATCCAGGTCAAGGACGGCCTCGATCGACCCCATGGTCGAGGAGAGGGACTTCAGCTCTTCGGAAATATCGACGACTGCCACGGGTCCAGCGTAACGGCTGTCGGCGCGTACGTTCCTCGGGCCGCCCGATCACCGCCCGCCGGGCCGTCCCGGCGCGGCGGGCCGGGCCGCCCTCAGGGGGCCGCGGGGGCGGAGTTCCTGGTGTCCTGCGGGCCCTCGCCGGAGTCGTCGCCGCTCAGCGCGAACCAGCCGCCCACCCCGATCCCGGCCACCAGGAGGAGCGCGGCCGCGCCCAGGGTGAGGCGGCGCTTGCGGATGGCGGCGGACCTGTTGCGGGCCGAGCCGGGGCGGGGCCGGCCGGGGGCGCGCGGGGCGCGGGCGGTGCCCCGGGGGCCGCCGGACAGCTCGTCGGGGGCCGGGACGCGCATGCTCGTGTGGGTGTCCCGGTTGGAGTCCGGGGAGGAGCCGGGGACCAGCGGTACGGCTCCGCGCCTGCGGGGCTCGTCGCCGGCCGGGGTGTACTGCTGCTCGTCGTAGCCCTGCGGGGCCTCCGGCTCGTCGTCCGGCTCGTCCACCTCCAGCGGCGGGATGCCGGCCAGGTGCGGCAGCTGCTCCCGGAGGCGGGCGGCCAGCTCGGAGGCGCGCAGCCGGGAGGCCGGGGCCTTGGCCAGGCACTGGACGAGCAGCTGCCACAGCTCGTCGGGGATGCCGGGGAGCGGGACGACGGTCTCGGTGACATGGCGGCGCAGGACGGCTCCGGGGTGGCCGCCGCCGAACGGCGTGAAGCCCGCGAGGAGTTCGTAGAGGACGGTGGCCAGCGCGTAGATGTCGACGGCGGCGCGCGGCGGCAGGCCCTCGACGATCTCGGGCGCCAGGTAGTCCGGGGTGCCGATGATCTTGGTGGTCTTGGTGCGGCGCGGGGTGTCGATGAGCTTGGCGACGCCGAAGTCGGTGAGCAGCGCGGGGTGGGCGTTGCCGGGGCCGAGCGGGCCCTCCATGTCGAGCAGGATGTTCTCGGGCTTGACGTCGCGGTGGACGATGCCCGCGGCGTGCGCGGCGGCGAGACCGTCGGCGACGTCCGCGACGATGGCGACGGCGGCCTCGGGGGCCAGCCGGCGTTCGCGGTCGAGCCGGGTGCGCAGATCGGTGCCCCGGACCAGGTCCATGACCAGGGCGAGGTCGTTGCCGTCGACCACGAGGTCGCGGACGGCGACGACATGCGGATGGCCGAGCCCGAGCAGCGCGGTGCGCTCCTGGACGAAGCGGCCGACGAGCTCCTGGTCGGACGCGAGGTCCTCGCGGAGCAGTTTGATGGCCACGGGCCCCTCGGGGCCGTCCCCGAGCCACACCGTGCCGGCGCTGCCGCGCCCCAGTATCTGGTGGGCGGTGTACCGGCTGCCGATTTTCCGTGCCAAGACTGCTCCCTCAGCGGCTGGCGATGGACCCTCGCTCAACAACCCCCGGTCGACAAAGTTACGCGGCGATCGGGGGCCTGTGCGCCCTGGTTGGCGCCAACCTTCACTTCTGCGGGCGAATTGCCTCGGAATTGGTCCGCGGAAGTCGATATAGCTACAGAGTTGTGCGGCCGGCCGGGGTTCTCCGGCCGGCCGGTGGCGGCGCGGTCAGGCTCCGCCGCCCAGGTCGGAGATCCAGTCCTTCACCGTGGAGACGGCGTCGGTGATCGCGTGCCAGTAGCTCTGGCCCTCGCCGATCCAGTCCTTGAGCGGGGTGAGTTCCCAGATCAGCCAGCTCGCCACGACGAGCAGGACGAGCGTGAACAGGCAGCCCTTGAGGCAGCCGAGCCCGGGGATCTTCATCGGGTTGGCGCTGCGCTGCCTCGGCTCGCGGGGCGGGCGCTGCGCGGGCTGCTGGGGCTGCTGCGGCGGCGCGTACGGCTGTTGCTGCGGCTGCGGCTGGTACTGCTGTTGCTGCGGCTGGTACTGCTGCTGGGGCTGGGGCCTGTACTGCTGCTGTTGTTGTTGCTGCGGCGGGTACTGCTGCTGCCGGCGCTGGGGGTACTGCTGCTGCGGCTGCTGCTGCTGTTGCTGGGGGTACTGCTGCCGGCCGCGCTGCGGCTGCTGCTGCGGCGGCTGCTGCTGGCGCTGCGGGCGGCGGCGCAGCGGGTCCTGGCTCGGGTCGAGGTACTGGACCTGCGTCTGCTCGTTGCGGTCCCGGGCGGCCTGGAGCTGGGACTGCCAGGGGTGCGGCTCGTCGGAGGGCGGGACGCCGTCGTTCGGCGGCACGGGCGGCAGCACGGCGGTCGGGTCGGCCTGGGAACCGGCGCCGGGACCGCCGCTGTGCGGCAGCACGCTGGTGGGCGCGCCCGGGTCGTACGAGCCCGCGTTGCTCGGCAGCACCTGCGTCGGGTCGGCGGCTCCGGGGACCTCCGGGACCGCGGTGGGCGCCGGGTCGGGCGCGAGGAGGGCCCCGACGCCGTCGGCGGCCGCGATCTGCGCGGCGTTCGCGTGGACCCCGATGCCGGCGGCGACCGTACGCAGGCCGCGGGCCAGGCTCTCGGCGCTCGGCCTGCGGTCCGGGTCCTTGCTCAGGCAGCGCTCGATGACCGTCCACAGCGGTGCCGGGACGGTGCTGGGGCGGCGGGGCTCCTCGCTGAGGTGCCGTTGCAGGACTTCGAGCGCGGTGCCGCCGGCGAACGGCGGGCGGCCGGTGAGCAGCTCGTACAGCAGGATGCCGGCGCCGTAGATGTCGACGGCGGAGGTCTGCGGGCGGCCCTCGGCCGACTCCGGCGCCACGTACGCCGGGGTGCCGACGAACTCGTGGGTCCTGGTCAGGCCCGGGGAGTCGGCGAGGCGCGCGATGCCGAAGTCGGTGAGCATCGGGTGCATCTCGCCGTCGGGGTCGGCCAGCAGCACGTTGGCGGGCTTCAGGTCGCGGTGGACGACGCCGTCGGCGTGGCTGGCGGCGAGCGCGTCGGCGATCTGCGCGGTGAGCAGGGAGGCGGCGACCGGGGTGAGCGGGCCGTTGTCGCGGAGGTAGCGGTGCAGGTCGGGGCCGTCGATCAGGTCCATCACGAGGGCGAGGAGGTCGCCCTCGACGACGAGGTCGCGGGTGCGCACGATGTTGGGGTGGGTCAGCCGCAACAGGACGGAGCGCTCCCGCAGGAACCGCATCACGACGTCCGCGTCGTTGGCCAGCTCCTCCTTGAGGACCTTGATCGCCACGGTCTCGCCGGGCCGGCCGGTCACGGCCGCCTCGGCGCCCGCCTCCTCGCGCTGGCGGGCACGCCAGACGGTGCCCGTGGCGCCGCGTCCGAGCGGCTCCTCAAGCAGGTACTTGCTGCCTACCGGCCGCACGTCATGCGCTCCCTGCTGGTCATGGTGGTTGATGGTTCTCGTCGGTGCTCGCGGTCCCCGGATGTCCCTCCGGAGTTTCCGGCCCACTCTAGGTCCTGTACGGAGTACCGCGCCTGTGGCCCCGATCGCGGAGGAAGACGTCCGCGCGGACGGGAAGGTTGCCGGGCGGGGTCCGGGCGGGGCCGGGAGAACCGGTCATGCGGCACTTTTGGGGCCACAGCAGACCTTTCAAGATCACTTACTGGTCACCGCCGGGCGTGTTGTCAGTGGCAGGTGCGAGGATGCCTCCAGCACGACTGTGGGTCGGGAGCCCCGCGGTGCGTGACGAACCTGTACCGGACGACGCGTCCGTGCCGGGTGGGGGGAATCACAGGGCGTTCCCCCTGCCGGGCACCACGCGCAGAAGGGACCGCTGACGGCGATGCAGATCCGGCTGACCGTCCTCGCGCCGCCCAGCGGCCAGACCCCGGCGCGCGCCTGCGATGTGCTGGTCACCGCCCCCGCGGGGACGGCCCTGGCCGCCGTCGCGTCCGGCCTGGCGATGGCCGTCGCCGGTCCCGACGGGTCCCTCGGCAGCGGCGCCGTGGTGCTCTTCGCCGGACGGGAGCGGCTGGACGCCCAGCGGTGCGCCCTCGGTGAACCGCCCCTGGTGGACGGGGCGGTGCTCTCGCTCCAGGCGCCCGGCGAGGGCGAGACGGCGGACGATCCCGTCCCCGCCCAGCTGCGGGTGATCGCCGGACCGGACGCGGGCGGGGTCCACCTGCTGCACGGCGGCACGATACGGATCGGCCGCTCGGCCGAGGCCGACGTCCCGCTGGACGACCCCGATGTGTCCCGGCTGCACTGCGAGGTCACCGTCGCGGACGACGGCCGGGTCACGGTGGCCGACCTGGGCTCCACCAACGGCACCTCGCTGGACGGGGCGGAGGTCCGCGACCGCCCGGTCCGGCTGAAGCCCGGCGCGCTGCTGCGCCTCGGCGAATCGACGCTCAGGCTCGCGTCGGGCGCGCGTACGCCGACGCTGCGGACGACCCCGGACGGCGAGGGCCACCTGCGGGTGGCCAAGGCCCCGGCCGAGCCCGTCCCCGACCCCGCGTACGACGGCCCGGACGCCCCCGCCGCCCCCGGCAGCGGCCCCGAGGGCCGGCCGGCCGGCCACGACCGCCCCGAAGCCGACGACGGGACCGGGGCCCGGCCGGGCTCGGCGGACGGGCACCCCGGCCGCTTCCCGGAGCAGGAGATGCCCCGGCGCGGCGGCATAGGCGCCTGGGCCCGCCGGTTCAAGGGCGGCAGATCCGAGCCCGTCCCCGCGAGCGCCCCCGAGGCGCCCGCCCCGCCCGCCCCCGACGCCACGTTCACCTCGCTGCCCACCGCCCCGGAGTGCACCTGGCCCGATCCGGCGGCCATCCTGCTGACCGCCCTCGGGCCGGGCCCCCGGCTCTGGGAGCGCGACCCCGCGCACCCGGAGGCGCTGGTGGTCCGGCTGGGCACGACCGACCGGGCCGACCTGCCCGCCGTGCCGGTGACCGTCGGGCTGCGGGAGGCCGGTTCGCTGGGGCTCGCCGGTCCCCCGGAGCGGCTGTCGGGGCTCGCCAGGTCCGCCGTGGCGCAGCTGGCCGCACTGCACTCCCCCACGGATCTGGAGATCGTGCTGATCAGCACGGACCGGTCGCGCACCGTCGAGGAGCGGCGCCGCGAGTGGGCCTGGCTGGGCTGGCTGCCCCATCTGCGGCCGATGCACGGCCAGGACTGCCGGCTGCTGCTGGCGTACGACCGCGACCAGGCCCTCGCCAGGACGGCCGAGCTGGTGCGGCGGCTGGACGACGGGCCGCTCGGCCCCGGCTGGGCGAGCCTGGATCCGGCGACGGTCGCCGAGGCGGTCGCGCGGTACGAGGGCCCGTTCACCGTGGTGATCGTGGACGGCGACCCGGGCTCGGCGGTGCTCCGGGAGAACACGGCACGGCTGGCCGCGGCCGGCGCTGCGGCGGGCATCCATCTGATCTGTCTGGCCCGGACCCCGGCCGCCACGCCCACCTCGCCGGTCGCCGCGACGTACGAGGCGGCGTGCCACGCGTCGATCGCCTTCCGCGAGTGCGGGGCGGTGGGGATGCTGAGCGGCGACGTGGCGACGGCGCTGCGGCTGCTGCGCACGGCGGGCGGACGCGCGGCCGGGCACGGCACGGTCGCGGCGGTGGACGCGGTGTCGGCGCACTGGGCGCAGCGGTTCGGCCGGGCGCTGGCCCCGCTGCGCGCGGAGGGCTCGGCCGCGCTGCCGGGCCGCCAGGCGCCCGTGGCGCTCCCGCCGTCCACGCGCCTCCTCGACGAGCTGGGCCTCGCCCGTGCCACCCCGGCGTCCCTGATGGCCCGCTGGGCGTCCACGGCGGACGACCAGCCGGGGGCGACGGTGCGCGGAGCGGGCGACGAGGCCCGTCCGGCGGCGCCGCGGGTGGGCGCCCAGCGGACGTCTCCGGAGTCCCTGGACTCCCCGGGTTCGGGGCGTTCCCGGTATCCGGGCCCCACCACGGGCGGCTCCGGCCGCACCCCGTATCCGAGCGCCGCCGAGCCGGACCCGAGGACCCCGAGGACACGGACGGGCACCGGCACGTCCTCCGGCGCCCCCGTCCCCCGCCCCGCCGTCTACGCCGGGCGGCCGGTCGTCGTGCTCGGGGCCGGGCCGCGGGGTCCGGTGAGTGTGGATCTCGCCGACGAGGGGCCGCACCTGCTCATCGAGGGCCCCGGCGGCAGCGGGCGTACGGAACTGCTGCGGGCCGTCGCCGCGTCGCTGGCGGCCGCCGCCCGGCCGGACCGGCTGGGCATCGTGCTGGTCGACGGGGCGGGCGGCGAGCGCGGCGAGAGCCTGCGCCCCTGCACCGAGCTGCCGCACGCGTTCACGCACCTGGTGGCCTCCGACCCGGTCAGGATGCGGGAGTTCGCGCAGGCGCTGGGCGGTGAGGTGAAGCGGCGCGCCGAGCTCCTGGGCGGGCTGGACTTCGCCGAGTGGCACAGCCGGCACGAGGCGGGGCGGATGTCCGCGCCCGTTCCGGCACAGAAGTCGGCGTCGGCCCAGGAGGCGGACCGGCGCGCGGCCGGCCCGCGCTCCCCCGGCGCGTCCGAGCAGCGGGGCGATATCGAGGCGCCGCTGAGCGGCACCCTGCGGCTGCGCCCGGCGGCCGGCCGGACCGTGGACCCGGGGCCGTCGCCGCTGCCCCGGCTGGTGGTGCTCGTGGACGACTTCGACGCGCTCATAGCCCCGGCGCTCGGCAGCCCGGGGCGGCCCGCCGCCGGTTCGGTCGTGCGGGCGCTGGAGGCGGTGGCCAGGGACGGCGGCCGGCTGGGCATCCACCTGGTCGCGACCTCGGCCCGCCCCGACCGTACGGAGGACACCGAGCTGGCCCGCGGGGCGCGGCTGCGCATCGTGCTCGACCCGCCCGCCGTGCCGCCCTCGCCGGACGAGCCGGCGCCGGGCCGGGGCCGGCTCGGGCATCCGGACGGGCGGGTGACGCCGTTCCAGGGCGGCCGGGTGACGGGCCGCATCCCGCGTACGGCGACGCTGCGGCCGACGGTCGTCCCGCTGGAGTGGGAGCGGATGGGCGATCCGCCGACCCGCCGCCCGGTCCGGGAGCTGGGCAACGGGCCGACGGACCTGGCGCTGCTCGCCAGCGCGCTGGAGCGGGCGGCCCGCTCGGTCAACGCGGAACCGCTCACGCCCCTGCACGTCTGACGGAACCGGGCCCGGCCACCGCGAAGCCCCGCACGCCCGACCGAGGTCCCGCACGCCCTCCCGAAGTCCCGCACGCCCGGACCGAGGTCCCGCACGCCCTCACGAAGTCCGACAGGCCCTACACCCCGCGTGCGGGGCCGCGCCACCCCCGTACCCCCCTCGGGGGACGCCGGCGGGCCCCGTACGGGAGGCCGGGCCGACCCCTGGGAACGGGCCGCGCCCTGAGCGGAACCCGAGTCATGCCGGAGCCACCCCTGAGCGGCACCGGAGCCCCACTCCCCCCTCATCCCCCAATGGCCGGATACCTGCACTGAGGGGACGTCACGAGCCCATCACGATCAAGGAGTTGGCCCCGAAGACGGTATTGCGGCGCCCGGTCACCGGGCGTAGGACTGTGCGCACACGACGACGTGACGCACGACCGGCAGCGCGGTTTTTCCGGACCGGTGCCGGTCACGGCGCACGCGCACAGAGAGACGGGGCAGGAATGGGCACAACCCTTCGGATGCGCAGGGCAGCCGTGGTGTTCGCCGCCATCGGCGCACTGGCCCTCACCGGTTGCAGCGACGACGGTGACGGCGGAGACAAAAAGACGGACGAAGGCGGCTCCACGACGGGCAAGGACTCCACACCGAGCGTCGTTCTACCGAAACTGGACGGCGAGAAGCTCTCTGTCGCCGCGGTCTGGACGGGTGCCGAACAGGCCAACTTCGTCAAGGTCCTCAAGGAGTTCGAGAAGCGGACCGGCGCAAAGGTGACGTTCGTCCCGGCGCAGGACCCGATCGTCAACTTCCTCGGTACGAAGATCGCGGGCGGGCAGCCGCCGGACGTCGCGGTGATCCCGCAGGTCGGGGCGATCCAGCAGGCCGTGGCGAAGAAGTGGGCCAAGCCGCTCGGTGACGAGGCGAAGGCCCAGCTCGGCAAGAACTACGCGAAGGTCTGGCAGGACCTCGGCGCGGTGGACGGCACCCAGTACGGCGTCTACTACAAGGCCGCCAACAAGTCGCTGGTCTGGTACAACACCGCGGTGTTCGAGAACGCGGGCGCGTCCGAGCCGAAGACCTGGAAGGACTTCCTGGCGACGGCCGAGACGGTGTCCGCGTCGGGCATCACCCCGGTCTCGGTCGGCGGCGCGGACGGCTGGACGCTCACCGACTGGTTCGAGAACGTCTACCTCTCCCAGGCGGGCCCGGAGAAGTACGACCAGCTGGCCCAGCACAAGATCAAGTGGACGGACCCGTCCGTCAAGGACGCGCTGACCACGCTGGCCCAGCTCTTCGGCAAGCCGTCCCTGATCGCGGGCGGCGCCGACGGCGCGCTCCAGACCGAGTTCCCGGCGTCGGTCACCCAGACCTTCACCGGGGGCGACCAGCCCAAGGCCGCCATGGTCTACGAGGCCGACTTCGTCGCCGTCAACATCGGGCAGACGAAGGCGAAGATCGGCACGGACGCCAAGGTCTTCCCGTTCCCCGCGGTCGGCGCCGAGTCGCCCGTGGTGACCGGTGGCGACGCGGCGATCGCGCTGAAGGACGGCAAGGGCGCCCAGGCGCTGCTGACCTGGCTGGCCTCCACCGAGGCCGCGAAGATCGCCGCCGAGCAGGGCGGGTTCATCTCGCCGAACAAGGCCCTGGACCCGGCCGCGTACCCGAACGAGGTGCAGCGCACGATGGCCCAGGCGCTGATCGCGGCCGGTGACGCCGTCCGGTTCGACATGTCCGACCAGACTCCGCAGTCGTTCGGCGGGACGCCCGGCAAGGGCGAGTGGAAGATCCTCCAGGACTTCCTGAAGAACCCGAAGGACATCGCCGGGACCCAGGCAGCGCTGGAGTCGGCGGCGGCCAAGGCGTACAAGAGCTGACGGCATGACGACAGCGGCAGCGGGGGGCGCCGACGAGGCGCCCCCCGCCGACAAGCAACCTCCAGGCGGGACTTCGGTACCCGCCCCCAGAAAGGCCGGGCCCGCCCCGTCCGGCTCCCCCGGCGCGCGGAGCGGACGGAGCGTAACGGGCACCCGCAGGGTGATCGCGGCGGTCTTCCTACTGCCCGCGCTGGTGCTGCTCGGGGCGCTCGTGGTGTACCCGATCGTGTACTCCGTCTACCGGTCGTTCTTCGACCAGGCGGGTACGGGCTTCGCCGGCATCGACAACTACAAGGCGCTGTTCACGGACGACACCATCCGTACGGCGGTCAAGAACAACGCGATCTGGGTGGTGTTCGCCCCGACCGTCGCCACCGCCCTCGGGCTGATCTTCGCGGTCCTCACCGAACGCATCCGCTGGGGCACGGCGTTCAAGCTGGTCGTCTTCATGCCGATGGCGATCTCGATGCTCGCCGCGGGCATCATCTTCCGGCTGGTGTACGACCAGGCGCCGGAGCGCGGGGTGGCCAACGCGGTGTGGGTGGGCGTGCACGACACGTTCGCCGAGTCGTCGGGCTTCCCCAAGGCGCATCCGCTGCCCGTCCACCCGCTGAAGGCGGCGGGCGGCGGGGCCTTCGTGACGAAGACTCCGGTACGGGCGGGAGAGCCGGTCCAGCTGCCCCTGGTCGGCGTCCTTCCGGCGAAGATGCCGGGTGACGCCAAGCCGGCCAGGGCACCCGGACCGGGGAACGAAGGGGAGATCACCGGCACCGCGTGGCTGGACTTCACCAAGGGCGGCGGGGGCAGACCCAATGTCATCGACGCCAAGGAGCTGGGGCTCAAGGGCATCAAGGTGGAGGCCGTCAAGGACGGCAAGGTGGTCGCCTCGGCCACGGCTGGCGCCGACGGTACGTTCACGCTGCCCGCGTCCGCGGACGGCGCCGAACTCCGGCTCCCGGCGTCCAACTTCAAGGAGCCGTACAACGGCGTGGAATGGCTCGGCCCGAGCCTCGTGACGCCCGGCATCATCGGGAGTTACGTCTGGATGTGGGCGGGCTTCGCCATGGTGCTGATCGCGGCGGGCCTCGCCGGTCTGCCACGTGAACTCCTCGAAGCGGCCCGGGTGGACGGGGCCAACGAGTGGCAGGTGTTCCGCCGGATCACCGTGCCGATGCTCGGCCCGGTCCTCGCGGTGGTGCTGGTCACGCTGATGATCAACGTGCTGAAGGTCTTCGACCTGGTGTTCATCATCGCGCCGGGCTCGTCCCAGGACGACGCGAACGTGCTGGCGCTCCAGCTCTACCGGTCCTCGTTCGGCACGGACGCGGACCTGGGGATCGGCAGCGCCATCGCCGTACTCCTGCTGCTGCTGGTGATCCCGGTGATGCTCTTCAACATCAGGCGGATACGGAAGGAGGGGCGCCGATGACGACTCCCTCGGCCACCACCGCCCCCGGCGGGCCGAACGGCGCCCCGGACATCGGCACGCTGAAGGCCCGGCGGTCGCGGGGCGCCCGGATCGCGGCGCGTGCGGGCGGCGGCGCGATGCGGGTCTTCCTGATCCTGGTGGGCCTGTTCTGGCTGATGCCGACCATCGGGCTGCTGCTGTCCTCGCTGCGCAGCCCGGAACGGATCGCGTCGACCGGCTGGTGGAAGATCTTCACCGCCCCGTCCGAGCTGACCTTCGACAACTACTCCCGGCTGCTGGACAATTCGACGTTCACCCACTCGCTGTTCAGCACGATCATGATCACCGTGCCCTCCACGGTCCTGGTGGTGGTGATCGGCTCGCTCGCCGGGTACGCGTTCGCCTGGATGGACTTCCCCGGCCGGGACTGGTGGTTCCTGCTGGTCGTGGGGTTGCTGGTGGTCCCGGTGCAGGTCGCGCTGATCCCCGTGTCGAAGCTGTTCGGCGAGATCGGGATCTTCGAGACGACGCTCGGGGTGATCCTGTTCCACACGGCCTTCGGGCTGCCCTTCGCGATCTTCCTGCTGCGCAACTTCTTCGCGGAGATCCCCCGGGAACTGCTGGAGGCGGCGCGGCTGGACGGGGCGGGTGAGATCCGCCTCTTCACCCGGGTCGTGATGCCGCTGGGCGGGCCGGCCATCGCCTCGCTCGGGATCTTCCAGTTCCTCTGGGTCTGGAACGACATGCTGGTCGCGCTGATCTTCGCGGACTCCGGGTCCCCGCCGATCACGGTGGCGCTCCAGCAGCAGGTGCGGCAGTTCGGCAACAACATCGACGTGCTGGCTCCCGGCGCCTTCATCTCGATGGTGATCCCGCTCGCCGTCTTCTTCGCCTTCCAGCGCCAGTTCGTCTCGGGCGTGATGGCGGGGGCGGTGAAATAACCGGCGGGACACACGCGCAGACGCGAGCAGGCGGGGCGGTCCGGCAGTCACGGACCGCCCCGCCCTGCCGCGTACGGGCCGTTGGCACCGCCGCGCACGGGCCGGGGCGCCCGGCATCCACCCGTGCGCCCCGAATTGCCCAAGGTTCACTTACTGTCCCGGGTAGTATGATAAGTGGGGCCTTTATCAGCCGCGCGGTCGACCACTCACCCGGGCCCGACGCGCCCGTCTCTTCGACCCTCGTACGTCTGCCCGCCCCCTGACCGTCCTGCGGAGCGCACCCCCAGTACGCTGTGTGCTCTCCCAGTACGCACAGTCCGAGAAAGAGTCCGTATGCCCCGGCTGAGTGTCATCATCCCCGTCCGTCGCGCCCGAGGCAGTCTGCGCGAGTGCCTGGAGTCGGTGCTCTCCCAGTCGTTCGCGGACATCGAGGTCATCGGGGTCGACGACGGTGCTCCGGACGGCTCCGGCCTGGTTCTGGACGAGTTCGCCGCGCGCGACAGCCGCGTACAGGCCGTGCACCTGGCGCCCGGCGCCGGCGCGCACGGACGGCGCAACGCCGGTGCCGAGCGGGCGACCGGGGACTACCTCCTCTTCCTGGAGGGCCACTACATCCACCTGCCCGGCGCGCTCCAGGCCATCGCCGACCGGCTGGAGGCCACCGGCGACCCGGACGCCCTGCTGTTCGGCCACCGCAAGCGCCCCTTCCGCGGCAAGACCCGCTCGACCAGGTCGCTGGAGAAGCTGGCCGCGATGCCCGAGGGACCGTTCACCCTCGCCGAGCGCCACGACCTCCTCGACATCGCCCCGGTGTCCTGGAACCGGGCGGTGCGCCGCACCCTCGCCGAGCGCGAGAGCCTGGTCTTCGGCCCCGGCCCGCACGGCGAGCGGATGTACGCGCTGGAGGCCGTCGCCGTCGCCGCTTCCGTCGCCACCCTGGACACGGCCTGCGTCGAGCACCGCACGCAGCGCCACCTGCCCGGCCTCGTGGACGACGCCGAGCCCTCGGTCGGCTCGACGCCGCTGGAGCTCGTCGACGCGTACGACGCGCTGATGACCTTCGTCGAGGCACGCCCGGCCCTGAAGCCGGTGCGCGGCCTCCTCTTCGACCGCGCGGTCCAGGAGCTGCTGTCCGCCTACCCGGGGGTGACCAGGCGCCGCCGCCAGTACGTGAGCGCGGTCGCCTCGTTCCACGGCGCCCACCGCCCGGACGGCTTCAAGTTCCCCGGCGGCGCCAAGGGCCTGCGCCCGCAGCTGATGGGCGGCGGGAAGTACGCCGCGCTCGG comes from Streptomyces sp. Mut1 and encodes:
- the prfB gene encoding peptide chain release factor 2, whose product is MAVVDISEELKSLSSTMGSIEAVLDLDALRGDIAVLEEQAAAPSLWDDPEAAQKITSKLSHLQAEVRKAEALRGRIDDLEVLFELAEDEGDADARAEAETELEAVRKALDEMEVRTLLSGEYDAREALVTIRAEAGGVDAADFAERLQRMYLRWAERHNYKTEVYETAYAEEAGIKSTTFAVEVPYAYGTLSVEQGTHRLVRVSPFDNQGRRQTSFAGVEVLPVVEQTDHVEIDESDLRVDVYRSSGPGGQGVNTTDSAVRLTHLPTGIVVSCQNERSQIQNKASAMNVLQAKLLERRRQEEQARMNALKGDGGNSWGNQMRSYVLHPYQMVKDLRTEFEMGNPEAVFNGEIDGFIEAGIRWRKQSEK
- a CDS encoding serine/threonine-protein kinase — protein: MARKIGSRYTAHQILGRGSAGTVWLGDGPEGPVAIKLLREDLASDQELVGRFVQERTALLGLGHPHVVAVRDLVVDGNDLALVMDLVRGTDLRTRLDRERRLAPEAAVAIVADVADGLAAAHAAGIVHRDVKPENILLDMEGPLGPGNAHPALLTDFGVAKLIDTPRRTKTTKIIGTPDYLAPEIVEGLPPRAAVDIYALATVLYELLAGFTPFGGGHPGAVLRRHVTETVVPLPGIPDELWQLLVQCLAKAPASRLRASELAARLREQLPHLAGIPPLEVDEPDDEPEAPQGYDEQQYTPAGDEPRRRGAVPLVPGSSPDSNRDTHTSMRVPAPDELSGGPRGTARAPRAPGRPRPGSARNRSAAIRKRRLTLGAAALLLVAGIGVGGWFALSGDDSGEGPQDTRNSAPAAP
- a CDS encoding serine/threonine-protein kinase, with protein sequence MRPVGSKYLLEEPLGRGATGTVWRARQREEAGAEAAVTGRPGETVAIKVLKEELANDADVVMRFLRERSVLLRLTHPNIVRTRDLVVEGDLLALVMDLIDGPDLHRYLRDNGPLTPVAASLLTAQIADALAASHADGVVHRDLKPANVLLADPDGEMHPMLTDFGIARLADSPGLTRTHEFVGTPAYVAPESAEGRPQTSAVDIYGAGILLYELLTGRPPFAGGTALEVLQRHLSEEPRRPSTVPAPLWTVIERCLSKDPDRRPSAESLARGLRTVAAGIGVHANAAQIAAADGVGALLAPDPAPTAVPEVPGAADPTQVLPSNAGSYDPGAPTSVLPHSGGPGAGSQADPTAVLPPVPPNDGVPPSDEPHPWQSQLQAARDRNEQTQVQYLDPSQDPLRRRPQRQQQPPQQQPQRGRQQYPQQQQQQPQQQYPQRRQQQYPPQQQQQQQYRPQPQQQYQPQQQQYQPQPQQQPYAPPQQPQQPAQRPPREPRQRSANPMKIPGLGCLKGCLFTLVLLVVASWLIWELTPLKDWIGEGQSYWHAITDAVSTVKDWISDLGGGA
- a CDS encoding FHA domain-containing protein is translated as MQIRLTVLAPPSGQTPARACDVLVTAPAGTALAAVASGLAMAVAGPDGSLGSGAVVLFAGRERLDAQRCALGEPPLVDGAVLSLQAPGEGETADDPVPAQLRVIAGPDAGGVHLLHGGTIRIGRSAEADVPLDDPDVSRLHCEVTVADDGRVTVADLGSTNGTSLDGAEVRDRPVRLKPGALLRLGESTLRLASGARTPTLRTTPDGEGHLRVAKAPAEPVPDPAYDGPDAPAAPGSGPEGRPAGHDRPEADDGTGARPGSADGHPGRFPEQEMPRRGGIGAWARRFKGGRSEPVPASAPEAPAPPAPDATFTSLPTAPECTWPDPAAILLTALGPGPRLWERDPAHPEALVVRLGTTDRADLPAVPVTVGLREAGSLGLAGPPERLSGLARSAVAQLAALHSPTDLEIVLISTDRSRTVEERRREWAWLGWLPHLRPMHGQDCRLLLAYDRDQALARTAELVRRLDDGPLGPGWASLDPATVAEAVARYEGPFTVVIVDGDPGSAVLRENTARLAAAGAAAGIHLICLARTPAATPTSPVAATYEAACHASIAFRECGAVGMLSGDVATALRLLRTAGGRAAGHGTVAAVDAVSAHWAQRFGRALAPLRAEGSAALPGRQAPVALPPSTRLLDELGLARATPASLMARWASTADDQPGATVRGAGDEARPAAPRVGAQRTSPESLDSPGSGRSRYPGPTTGGSGRTPYPSAAEPDPRTPRTRTGTGTSSGAPVPRPAVYAGRPVVVLGAGPRGPVSVDLADEGPHLLIEGPGGSGRTELLRAVAASLAAAARPDRLGIVLVDGAGGERGESLRPCTELPHAFTHLVASDPVRMREFAQALGGEVKRRAELLGGLDFAEWHSRHEAGRMSAPVPAQKSASAQEADRRAAGPRSPGASEQRGDIEAPLSGTLRLRPAAGRTVDPGPSPLPRLVVLVDDFDALIAPALGSPGRPAAGSVVRALEAVARDGGRLGIHLVATSARPDRTEDTELARGARLRIVLDPPAVPPSPDEPAPGRGRLGHPDGRVTPFQGGRVTGRIPRTATLRPTVVPLEWERMGDPPTRRPVRELGNGPTDLALLASALERAARSVNAEPLTPLHV